From a single Streptomyces misionensis genomic region:
- a CDS encoding NAD-dependent epimerase/dehydratase family protein: MPAARTVLLTGAAGRIGTLMRPLLPEYGHTLRLFDVRPVEGAPDAVTADLADPVALREAVRGVDAVLHLAGISLEASFEKILKANIEGTYRLYEAAREAGVRRIVFASSNHAVGFAPVPRPGEAPVPVGTPHRPDTFYGLSKCFGEDLAQYYWDKHGLETVSVRIGSCFPEPTSVRALSTWLSPADCARLFHAALTAERVGHTVGYGSSANTRLWWDLSSARALGYTPRDDSEPYAARLLAEQGEPDLTDPAQNRLGGPFVTDPPVWPY; the protein is encoded by the coding sequence ATGCCCGCTGCCCGTACCGTTCTGCTCACCGGCGCCGCCGGCCGGATCGGCACCCTGATGCGGCCCCTGCTCCCGGAGTACGGACACACCCTGCGGCTGTTCGACGTCCGGCCCGTCGAGGGCGCGCCGGACGCCGTCACCGCCGACCTCGCGGACCCGGTGGCGCTGCGCGAGGCGGTGCGGGGCGTGGACGCGGTGCTCCATCTCGCCGGCATCTCCCTGGAGGCGTCGTTCGAGAAGATCCTGAAGGCCAACATCGAGGGCACCTACCGCCTGTACGAGGCCGCGCGGGAGGCGGGCGTGCGCCGGATCGTGTTCGCCTCCTCCAACCACGCCGTCGGCTTCGCCCCGGTGCCGCGCCCCGGCGAGGCGCCGGTCCCCGTCGGCACCCCGCACCGCCCGGACACCTTCTACGGCCTGTCCAAGTGCTTCGGCGAGGACCTGGCCCAGTACTACTGGGACAAGCACGGACTGGAGACCGTCTCGGTGCGCATCGGCTCCTGCTTCCCGGAGCCGACCAGCGTGCGCGCCCTGTCCACCTGGCTGAGCCCGGCCGACTGCGCCCGGCTCTTCCACGCGGCCCTGACCGCCGAACGCGTCGGCCACACGGTGGGCTACGGCTCCTCCGCCAACACCCGTCTGTGGTGGGACCTGAGCAGCGCCCGGGCCCTCGGCTACACACCGCGGGACGACTCCGAGCCGTACGCCGCGCGGCTCCTCGCCGAGCAGGGCGAACCGGACCTCACGGACCCGGCCCAGAACCGCCTGGGCGGGCCCTTCGTCACCGACCCGCCGGTCTGGCCGTACTGA
- a CDS encoding DeoR/GlpR family DNA-binding transcription regulator: MTRTAEERRHEIVRAARATGSVDVTALAAELGVAKETIRRDLRSLEDHGLVRRTHGGAYPVESAGFETTLAFRSTSQVPEKRRIAAAAAELLGDAETVFVDEGFTPQLIAEALPADRPLTVVTASLPVAGALAGADHIQVLLLGGRVRSGTLATVDHWTTRMLSGFVLDLAYIGANGISREHGLTTPDPAVGEVKAQAMRAARRTVFAGVHTKFGAVSFCRFAEVGSLEAIVTSTLLPAAEAHRYALLGPQVIRV, translated from the coding sequence ATGACCAGGACGGCGGAGGAACGCCGGCACGAGATCGTGCGGGCGGCGCGCGCCACCGGCTCGGTCGACGTCACCGCGCTCGCCGCCGAGCTGGGCGTGGCCAAGGAGACCATCCGGCGCGATCTGCGCTCCCTGGAGGACCACGGGCTGGTCCGCCGCACCCATGGCGGGGCCTACCCGGTGGAGAGCGCCGGCTTCGAGACCACGCTGGCCTTCCGGTCCACCAGCCAGGTGCCCGAGAAGCGCCGGATCGCCGCCGCGGCGGCCGAGTTGCTCGGCGACGCCGAGACGGTCTTCGTCGACGAGGGCTTCACCCCCCAGCTCATCGCCGAGGCGCTGCCCGCGGACCGGCCGCTGACCGTGGTCACCGCGTCCCTGCCGGTCGCGGGCGCGCTCGCCGGGGCGGACCACATCCAGGTGCTGCTGCTCGGCGGCCGGGTGCGGTCCGGGACGCTGGCCACCGTCGACCACTGGACGACGAGGATGCTGTCCGGATTCGTCCTCGACCTCGCCTACATCGGTGCCAACGGCATCTCCCGCGAACACGGCCTGACCACGCCCGATCCGGCGGTCGGCGAGGTCAAGGCGCAGGCGATGCGGGCGGCGCGGCGCACCGTGTTCGCGGGTGTGCACACCAAGTTCGGCGCGGTGAGCTTCTGCCGGTTCGCGGAGGTCGGCTCGCTGGAGGCGATCGTGACGAGCACCCTGCTCCCGGCGGCCGAGGCCCACCGTTACGCCCTGCTGGGCCCGCAGGTCATCCGGGTCTGA
- a CDS encoding ABC transporter substrate-binding protein, with product MRTPSRRRPRATLVLAAAGTLLTPLLSGCWVGAGGAGSGGDSINVLMVNNPQMVELQKLTATHFTKETGIKVNFTVLPENDVRDKISQDFANQAGQYDVATLSNYEIPIYARNGWLRPMNAYVAKDPSYDEQDVLAPMRQSLTGDDGKLYGQPFYGESSFLMYRKDVFAAKGLTMPAHPTWQQVADLAAEVDGARPGMRGICLRGLPGWGELMAPLTTVVNTFGGTWFDTKWKAHLDSPEFEKATKFYVDLVRKHGESGAAQSGFAECLNDLTQGKVAMWYDATSAAGSLEAKGSPVKGKLGYAPAPVERTRSSGWLYTWAWGIQQSSRNPDKAWKFVSWASGKEYERLVGETSGWPNVPAGKRASTYENADYRRSAAAFQEMTRQAIESSRPNDPGVQPRPAPGIQFVDIPEFTDLGTKVSQEISAAVAGRQSVGTALKKSQQLAEKISKEYEGR from the coding sequence ATGCGCACCCCGAGCCGACGGAGGCCGCGAGCCACGCTCGTCCTGGCCGCCGCAGGGACGCTGCTCACCCCCCTGCTGTCCGGCTGCTGGGTCGGGGCGGGCGGGGCCGGATCCGGCGGCGACTCGATCAACGTGCTGATGGTCAACAATCCGCAGATGGTGGAGTTGCAGAAGCTGACCGCGACGCACTTCACCAAGGAGACCGGCATCAAGGTGAACTTCACCGTGCTGCCGGAGAACGACGTCCGCGACAAGATCAGCCAGGACTTCGCCAACCAGGCCGGCCAGTACGACGTCGCCACCCTGTCCAACTACGAGATCCCGATCTACGCCCGCAACGGCTGGCTGCGCCCGATGAACGCGTACGTCGCCAAGGACCCGTCGTACGACGAGCAGGACGTGCTCGCCCCGATGCGCCAGTCCCTCACCGGCGACGACGGCAAGCTCTACGGCCAGCCCTTCTACGGCGAGTCGTCCTTCCTGATGTACCGCAAGGACGTGTTCGCGGCGAAGGGCCTGACCATGCCCGCCCACCCCACCTGGCAGCAGGTGGCCGACCTCGCCGCCGAGGTGGACGGCGCCCGGCCCGGCATGCGCGGCATCTGCCTGCGCGGACTGCCCGGCTGGGGCGAGCTGATGGCGCCGCTGACCACGGTGGTGAACACCTTCGGCGGCACCTGGTTCGACACGAAGTGGAAGGCGCACCTGGACTCCCCCGAGTTCGAGAAGGCGACGAAGTTCTATGTCGACCTGGTGCGCAAGCACGGCGAGTCGGGTGCCGCGCAGTCCGGGTTCGCCGAGTGCCTGAACGACCTGACCCAGGGCAAGGTCGCCATGTGGTACGACGCCACCTCCGCGGCCGGCTCCCTGGAGGCCAAGGGCTCCCCGGTCAAGGGCAAGCTCGGCTACGCGCCCGCCCCGGTCGAGAGGACCAGGTCCTCCGGCTGGCTCTACACCTGGGCCTGGGGCATCCAGCAGTCCTCCCGCAACCCCGACAAGGCCTGGAAGTTCGTCTCCTGGGCGTCCGGCAAGGAGTACGAGCGGCTGGTCGGCGAGACCAGCGGCTGGCCGAACGTGCCCGCGGGCAAACGGGCGTCCACGTACGAGAACGCCGACTACCGCAGGTCGGCGGCGGCCTTCCAGGAGATGACCCGGCAGGCCATCGAGAGCAGCCGGCCCAACGACCCCGGGGTGCAGCCGCGGCCCGCGCCCGGCATCCAGTTCGTCGACATCCCCGAGTTCACCGATCTCGGCACCAAGGTCTCCCAGGAGATCAGCGCGGCCGTCGCCGGACGCCAGTCCGTCGGCACGGCCCTGAAGAAGTCCCAGCAGCTGGCCGAGAAGATCTCCAAGGAGTACGAGGGACGATGA
- a CDS encoding carbohydrate ABC transporter permease, giving the protein MTATTTAPLAAAPPRTLKRPPARLRAWATRAPLLPALVFMIVVTQLPFVATLVISFFDWNALYPKARRFTGLDNYRQVLTDTDLRHSVWTTVLLTVAVVLASLVLGLLLALLLDRRFRGRGVVRTLLIAPFLVVPVAAALLWKHVLYNPEYGLLNGLLHYVGGPQPDWISRTPLLAVEASLVWQWTPFMMLILLAGLQSRDQQQIEAARVDGASDWQIFRHLTLPHLRRYLELGALLGSIYIVQNFDAVFTITSGGLGTANLPYTVYQSFYQAHENGLASAAGVLVVIGSIIIATFALRVVSSLFREEVGRS; this is encoded by the coding sequence ATGACCGCCACCACCACGGCCCCGCTCGCGGCCGCTCCCCCGAGAACGCTGAAACGGCCCCCCGCCCGGCTGCGCGCCTGGGCCACCCGGGCCCCGCTGCTGCCCGCCCTCGTCTTCATGATCGTGGTCACCCAGCTGCCGTTCGTGGCCACGCTGGTGATCTCCTTCTTCGACTGGAACGCCCTCTACCCCAAGGCCCGCCGCTTCACCGGCCTCGACAACTACCGCCAGGTGCTCACCGACACGGACCTGCGCCACTCGGTGTGGACGACGGTGCTGCTGACGGTGGCGGTGGTGCTGGCCAGCCTGGTGCTGGGGCTGCTCCTCGCCCTGCTGCTCGACCGGCGCTTCCGCGGCCGGGGCGTCGTGCGCACCCTGCTGATCGCGCCCTTCCTGGTGGTACCGGTGGCCGCGGCGCTGCTGTGGAAGCACGTGCTCTACAACCCCGAGTACGGCCTGCTCAACGGCCTGTTGCACTATGTCGGCGGCCCCCAGCCGGACTGGATCTCCCGCACCCCGCTGCTCGCGGTGGAGGCCTCCCTGGTCTGGCAGTGGACGCCGTTCATGATGCTGATCCTGCTGGCCGGGCTGCAGAGCCGGGACCAGCAGCAGATCGAGGCGGCCCGGGTCGACGGCGCGAGCGACTGGCAGATCTTCCGCCACCTCACGCTGCCCCATCTGCGCCGCTACCTCGAACTCGGCGCCCTGCTCGGCTCGATCTACATCGTGCAGAACTTCGACGCGGTGTTCACCATCACGTCCGGCGGCCTCGGCACGGCGAACCTGCCGTACACCGTCTACCAGAGCTTCTACCAGGCCCACGAGAACGGCCTCGCCTCGGCCGCGGGCGTCCTGGTCGTCATCGGCTCGATCATCATCGCGACCTTCGCCCTGCGCGTGGTGTCGTCCCTGTTCCGCGAGGAGGTGGGCCGCTCATGA
- a CDS encoding carbohydrate ABC transporter permease has product MTAVRRHGLGLVAWLAGIVFFLPIAWMALTSFHSEQDAATNPPSFAASLTLDGYREFFGTGGGASPWPALANSAVASVASTLCVLLLALPAAYALSIRPVRKWTDVLFFFLSTKMLPAVAGLLPIYLFAKNAGMLDNIWLLVVLYTAMNLPIAVWMMQSFLAEVPVAVIEAARVDGARLPTILARVVAPIALPGMAATALICFIFSWNELLFARVLTGVVAETAPVFLTGFITSQGLFLAKVCAASLVISLPVLAAGFAAQDKLVQGLSLGAVK; this is encoded by the coding sequence ATGACCGCGGTACGCCGTCACGGTCTCGGTCTCGTCGCCTGGCTGGCCGGCATCGTCTTCTTCCTGCCCATCGCCTGGATGGCGCTGACGTCCTTCCACTCGGAACAGGACGCGGCGACCAACCCGCCGTCCTTCGCCGCCTCCCTCACCCTGGACGGCTACCGCGAGTTCTTCGGCACCGGCGGCGGCGCGAGCCCCTGGCCGGCGCTGGCCAACTCCGCGGTGGCCTCGGTCGCCTCGACGCTGTGCGTGCTGCTGCTGGCCCTTCCGGCGGCCTACGCGCTGTCGATCCGCCCGGTGCGCAAGTGGACGGACGTGCTGTTCTTCTTCCTGTCCACCAAGATGCTGCCCGCCGTGGCGGGCCTGCTGCCGATCTACCTCTTCGCGAAGAACGCCGGGATGCTCGACAACATCTGGCTGCTGGTCGTCCTCTACACCGCGATGAACCTGCCGATCGCGGTGTGGATGATGCAGTCCTTCCTCGCCGAGGTGCCGGTCGCGGTCATCGAGGCGGCCCGGGTGGACGGGGCCAGGCTGCCCACGATCCTGGCCCGGGTGGTCGCCCCCATCGCCCTGCCCGGCATGGCGGCGACGGCGCTGATCTGCTTCATCTTCAGCTGGAACGAGCTGCTGTTCGCCCGGGTGCTCACCGGTGTGGTCGCCGAGACCGCGCCCGTCTTCCTGACCGGCTTCATCACCAGCCAGGGGCTGTTCCTGGCCAAGGTGTGCGCCGCGTCGCTCGTCATCTCCCTGCCGGTGCTCGCCGCGGGGTTCGCCGCCCAGGACAAGCTGGTCCAGGGCCTGTCGTTGGGAGCCGTCAAATGA
- a CDS encoding zinc-dependent alcohol dehydrogenase family protein, with protein sequence MKAAVIESVGRAVVTEVPDPTPGPREVVVEVAACGLCGTDLHILQGEFAPKLPIVPGHEFAGTVVATGTQVTEVAAGDRVAVDPSLYCHECRYCRTGHNNLCERWAAIGVTTAGGAAQYAVAPVANCVKLPEHVRTEDAALVEPLSCAVRGYDVLRSRLGAHVLIYGSGTMGLMMLELAKRTGAASVDMVDVNPARLETARLLGVSAAAGGADELDRPQGWDVVVDATGNAAAIQDGLGRVAKAGTFLQFGVADYATRVTIDPYRIYNQEITITGSMAVLHSYERAAELFANGVLDPEVFISDRLPLDRYPQALEQFAAGVGRKIVVMPQR encoded by the coding sequence ATGAAGGCCGCCGTCATCGAGTCCGTGGGCCGTGCCGTCGTCACCGAGGTCCCCGACCCGACGCCGGGACCCCGCGAGGTCGTCGTGGAGGTCGCCGCGTGCGGGCTGTGCGGCACCGATCTGCACATCCTCCAGGGCGAGTTCGCGCCCAAGCTGCCGATCGTGCCGGGCCACGAGTTCGCCGGCACGGTGGTCGCGACCGGCACCCAGGTCACCGAGGTCGCGGCCGGCGACCGGGTGGCGGTGGACCCGTCCCTGTACTGCCACGAGTGCCGCTACTGCCGCACCGGCCACAACAACCTGTGCGAGCGCTGGGCCGCGATCGGGGTGACGACGGCGGGCGGCGCCGCGCAGTACGCCGTCGCGCCCGTCGCCAACTGCGTCAAGCTCCCGGAACACGTCCGCACCGAGGACGCGGCCCTGGTGGAGCCGCTGTCCTGCGCGGTGCGCGGCTACGACGTCCTCCGGTCCCGGCTCGGCGCGCACGTCCTGATCTACGGCTCCGGCACCATGGGCCTGATGATGCTGGAGCTGGCCAAGCGCACCGGCGCGGCGAGCGTGGACATGGTGGACGTCAACCCGGCCCGGCTGGAGACCGCCCGGCTGCTCGGCGTCTCGGCCGCGGCGGGCGGCGCGGACGAACTGGACCGGCCGCAGGGCTGGGACGTGGTGGTGGACGCGACGGGCAACGCGGCGGCCATCCAGGACGGCCTGGGACGCGTGGCGAAGGCGGGCACGTTCCTCCAGTTCGGGGTGGCGGACTACGCGACCCGGGTGACGATCGACCCGTACCGCATCTACAACCAGGAGATCACCATCACCGGCTCCATGGCGGTGCTGCACAGCTACGAACGGGCGGCGGAGCTGTTCGCGAACGGCGTCCTCGACCCGGAGGTCTTCATCAGCGACCGCCTCCCGCTGGACCGCTACCCGCAGGCGCTGGAGCAGTTCGCGGCGGGCGTGGGGCGCAAGATCGTCGTCATGCCCCAGCGGTGA
- a CDS encoding TerD family protein translates to MTPGSNIPLAAARVTVDVAAPVRLDVSGLLLTGDGKVRSDDDFIFYNQPSGPGVTYRSGGGAAPDAITVDTTAVPPEIEKIVVTASPDAAGQTFQGIEPTATIRDADGGAPLATFTPPQLGAETALVVVEIYRRGGQWKARAVGQGYADGLAGIATDFGVTVEEPATAAPPRPVAPPQPVAPPVPAAPPAPAAPPAPAPGTGKINLDKGRVSLQKNQTVSLVKGGRPLLSQVRMGLGWEPAFGGGDIDLDASVIAYGPERNHVDSCYFGKLTILKGAVKHSGDNLTGEGAGDDEVIVVDLGRIPQEVTGLVFTVNSFSGQKFTDVAKAYCRLVDAATEEELVRFDLTHAEPETGVMMAKLIRQFSGEWEMTAMGDFVKARTVRNMVEPAAKAL, encoded by the coding sequence ATGACCCCCGGCTCGAACATCCCGCTGGCCGCCGCGCGCGTCACGGTGGACGTGGCCGCCCCCGTGCGGCTGGACGTCTCCGGCCTGCTGCTCACGGGCGACGGCAAGGTGCGCTCGGACGACGACTTCATCTTCTACAACCAGCCGTCCGGACCGGGCGTGACCTACCGGTCCGGCGGCGGTGCCGCCCCCGACGCGATCACGGTGGACACCACCGCCGTGCCGCCGGAGATCGAGAAGATCGTGGTCACCGCCAGCCCCGACGCGGCCGGCCAGACCTTCCAGGGCATCGAGCCGACGGCCACCATCCGTGACGCGGACGGCGGCGCGCCGCTGGCCACCTTCACGCCGCCGCAGCTGGGCGCCGAGACCGCGCTGGTCGTCGTGGAGATCTACCGCCGGGGCGGCCAGTGGAAGGCCCGCGCGGTCGGCCAGGGGTACGCCGACGGCCTGGCGGGCATCGCCACCGACTTCGGTGTGACGGTGGAGGAACCGGCGACGGCGGCCCCGCCGCGGCCGGTGGCGCCCCCGCAGCCGGTGGCGCCACCGGTTCCGGCCGCTCCCCCGGCGCCGGCCGCCCCGCCCGCCCCCGCGCCCGGCACCGGGAAGATCAACCTGGACAAGGGGCGGGTGAGTCTCCAGAAGAACCAGACGGTGTCCCTGGTCAAGGGCGGTCGCCCGCTGCTGTCCCAGGTGCGGATGGGGCTCGGCTGGGAGCCGGCGTTCGGGGGCGGCGACATCGACCTGGACGCCTCGGTCATCGCGTACGGCCCCGAGCGCAACCACGTCGACAGCTGCTACTTCGGCAAGCTGACGATCCTCAAGGGCGCGGTCAAGCACTCCGGCGACAACCTCACGGGCGAGGGCGCGGGCGACGACGAGGTGATCGTCGTCGACCTCGGCCGCATCCCGCAGGAGGTCACCGGTCTCGTCTTCACCGTCAACTCGTTCTCCGGCCAGAAGTTCACGGACGTCGCCAAGGCGTACTGCCGCCTGGTGGACGCCGCCACGGAGGAGGAACTCGTCCGCTTCGACCTCACCCACGCCGAACCCGAGACGGGCGTCATGATGGCCAAGCTGATCCGCCAGTTCTCCGGCGAGTGGGAGATGACGGCGATGGGCGACTTCGTGAAGGCGCGGACGGTCCGGAACATGGTGGAACCCGCGGCGAAGGCCCTCTGA
- a CDS encoding alkaline phosphatase PhoX, translating into MSLTRRDFARTSALTGAGIALAGSVGALATAPNALASTETDTARAGRGDAPEHGHPGAGYGPLLSDPEGILALPAGFSYEIVTYSGRTRLESGEFTPSNHDGTSTFEGPRGTTLLVNNHELAGPRAKWTYPVPLTEGLVYDPAAAGGCTVVEVRRGHVAEWVGIAGTSTNCAGGNTPWGTWLTCEETEDKAGQNGMTKDHGYVFEVDPADRRANRDPKPVKALGRYAHEAVVVDPKRGHLYLTEDASGPNGLLYRWTPPAGFRHGHGRLRTLADDAGALQAFKCFDSGGRFVDDLSRATRTGTVYGVDWVDVPDRDARKVSTRKQFGDGQVTRARKLEGMWWGDGGVYVVSSYARAESPVQHDGQVWFYDPRRRTLTLKVLIGVNPDPARDGAFDGPDNITVSPYGGLVIAEDGEGVQHLFGATDSGRTYPIARNELNIGTEQEPEYSEFTGVTFSPDGRTLYANIQTPGIMVAITGPWKRQPK; encoded by the coding sequence ATGTCGCTCACCCGCAGGGACTTCGCCAGAACATCCGCGCTCACCGGGGCCGGGATCGCCCTGGCGGGCAGCGTCGGCGCCCTGGCCACCGCGCCGAACGCCCTCGCGTCCACGGAGACCGACACCGCACGCGCGGGCCGCGGCGACGCCCCGGAACACGGGCACCCCGGCGCCGGCTACGGCCCGCTGCTGTCCGACCCCGAGGGCATCCTCGCCCTGCCCGCGGGCTTCTCGTACGAGATCGTCACCTACAGCGGCAGGACCCGCCTGGAGTCCGGGGAGTTCACCCCGTCCAACCACGACGGCACCTCCACCTTCGAGGGCCCCCGGGGCACCACCCTGCTGGTCAACAACCACGAACTGGCGGGCCCGCGCGCCAAGTGGACCTACCCGGTGCCGCTCACCGAGGGCCTGGTGTACGACCCGGCCGCGGCCGGTGGCTGCACCGTCGTCGAGGTCCGCCGGGGCCATGTCGCCGAGTGGGTCGGCATCGCCGGCACCTCCACCAACTGCGCGGGCGGCAACACCCCGTGGGGCACCTGGCTGACCTGCGAGGAGACCGAGGACAAGGCCGGCCAGAACGGCATGACCAAGGACCACGGCTACGTCTTCGAGGTGGACCCCGCCGACCGCCGGGCCAACCGCGACCCCAAGCCGGTCAAGGCGCTGGGCCGGTACGCCCACGAGGCGGTCGTGGTCGACCCCAAGCGCGGCCACCTCTACCTCACCGAGGACGCCTCCGGCCCCAACGGACTGCTCTACCGCTGGACCCCGCCGGCCGGTTTCCGGCACGGCCACGGCCGGCTGCGCACCCTCGCCGACGACGCGGGCGCCCTCCAGGCGTTCAAGTGCTTCGACTCCGGCGGCCGGTTCGTGGACGACCTCTCCCGCGCCACAAGGACCGGCACGGTGTACGGCGTCGACTGGGTCGACGTGCCCGACCGCGACGCCCGCAAGGTGTCCACGCGCAAGCAGTTCGGCGACGGCCAGGTCACCCGCGCCCGCAAGCTGGAGGGCATGTGGTGGGGCGACGGCGGCGTCTACGTCGTCTCCTCCTACGCCCGCGCGGAGAGCCCGGTCCAGCACGACGGGCAGGTCTGGTTCTACGACCCCCGGCGCCGGACCCTCACCCTCAAGGTGCTGATCGGCGTGAACCCGGACCCGGCCCGGGACGGCGCGTTCGACGGCCCGGACAACATCACCGTCTCGCCGTACGGCGGTCTCGTGATCGCCGAGGACGGCGAGGGCGTCCAGCACCTGTTCGGCGCCACCGACAGCGGCCGCACGTACCCGATCGCCCGCAACGAGCTGAACATCGGCACCGAACAGGAGCCGGAGTACAGCGAGTTCACCGGCGTCACCTTCTCGCCCGACGGGCGGACCCTGTACGCCAACATCCAGACCCCGGGCATCATGGTCGCCATCACCGGGCCCTGGAAGCGCCAGCCCAAGTAG
- a CDS encoding endonuclease/exonuclease/phosphatase family protein has protein sequence MPSRSTARLAALTVAAVCSAASAVVLTSPAHADSVRIHDIQGTTRLSPYAGQKVTDVPGIVTATRTYGSSKGFWLQDPTPDDNPATSEGIFVFTSSTPKVAVGDAVTVSGTVSEYVPGGAATGNQSLTEISKPTVTTVSTGNAVPAPVVIDANAVPDQYTPQGDSADGGSINNLPLRPDTYALDYYESLEGMNVQVKDVRVVTATDPYAELWVTVKPDEHRAARGGTVYGSYDSQNTGRLQIQSLGATADFPTADVGDTLTGTTTGPLDFNQYGGYTLVAGRLGTLKSGGLQRETTEKQSDKQLAVATYNVENLDPSDKTFDQHAAAIVHNLQSPDIVSLEEIQDDNGATDDGTVDASVTVNKLIDAIVAAGGPRYDWRAIDPVNDQDGGEPGGNIRQVFLFNPERVSFVDRAGGDSTTAVGVTKVHGKAELTASPGRIDPADAAWQNSRKPLVGQFVFRGKTVFVIANHLVSKGGDQPLTGQYQPVTRSSENQRHAQAVEVNAFVKDILKVQKNANVLAVGDMNDFEFSGTAKILEGDGELWSAIKSLPASERYTYDYQGNAQVLDQILISPAVRRDDFAYDSVHINSEFHDQISDHDPQVLRFRP, from the coding sequence TTGCCGAGCAGGTCCACCGCGCGCCTCGCCGCGCTCACCGTCGCCGCCGTCTGCTCCGCCGCGTCGGCCGTCGTCCTCACCTCCCCCGCGCACGCCGACTCGGTGCGCATCCACGACATCCAGGGCACCACCCGGCTGTCGCCGTACGCCGGGCAGAAGGTGACGGACGTGCCCGGCATCGTCACGGCCACGCGCACCTACGGCTCCTCCAAGGGCTTCTGGCTCCAGGACCCGACGCCGGACGACAACCCGGCGACCAGCGAGGGCATATTCGTCTTCACCAGCTCCACGCCCAAGGTCGCCGTCGGCGACGCGGTGACGGTGTCCGGCACGGTCTCCGAGTACGTCCCGGGCGGTGCCGCCACCGGCAACCAGTCGCTGACGGAGATCAGCAAGCCGACGGTCACCACGGTCTCCACCGGCAACGCCGTCCCCGCGCCGGTCGTCATCGACGCGAACGCGGTGCCGGACCAGTACACCCCGCAGGGGGACAGCGCCGACGGCGGTTCGATCAACAACCTGCCGCTGCGGCCCGACACGTACGCCCTGGACTACTACGAGTCCCTGGAGGGCATGAACGTCCAGGTCAAGGACGTCCGGGTGGTCACCGCCACCGACCCCTACGCCGAGCTGTGGGTCACGGTGAAGCCGGACGAGCACCGCGCCGCCCGCGGCGGCACGGTCTACGGCTCCTACGACTCCCAGAACACGGGCCGGCTCCAGATCCAGTCGCTGGGCGCCACCGCCGACTTCCCGACGGCCGACGTCGGCGACACCCTCACCGGCACCACCACCGGTCCGCTGGACTTCAACCAGTACGGCGGCTACACCCTGGTCGCCGGGCGGCTCGGCACGCTGAAGAGCGGCGGGCTGCAGCGCGAGACCACCGAGAAGCAGTCCGACAAGCAGCTCGCGGTGGCGACGTACAACGTCGAGAACCTCGACCCGTCGGACAAGACCTTCGACCAGCACGCCGCGGCCATCGTGCACAACCTCCAGTCGCCCGACATCGTGTCCCTGGAGGAGATCCAGGACGACAACGGCGCGACGGACGACGGCACGGTCGACGCGAGCGTCACCGTGAACAAGCTGATCGACGCGATCGTCGCGGCGGGCGGCCCCCGCTACGACTGGCGCGCCATCGACCCGGTCAACGACCAGGACGGCGGCGAGCCGGGCGGCAACATCCGCCAGGTGTTCCTGTTCAACCCCGAGCGGGTGTCCTTCGTGGACCGCGCGGGCGGCGACTCCACCACCGCGGTCGGCGTGACCAAGGTGCACGGCAAGGCCGAACTGACCGCCTCGCCCGGCCGGATCGACCCGGCCGACGCGGCCTGGCAGAACAGCCGCAAGCCGCTGGTCGGCCAGTTCGTCTTCCGCGGCAAGACCGTCTTCGTGATCGCCAACCACCTGGTCTCCAAGGGCGGCGACCAGCCGCTGACCGGCCAGTACCAGCCGGTCACGCGCAGCTCGGAGAACCAGCGCCACGCGCAGGCGGTCGAGGTCAACGCGTTCGTGAAGGACATCCTGAAGGTCCAGAAGAACGCGAACGTCCTCGCGGTCGGCGACATGAACGACTTCGAGTTCTCCGGCACCGCGAAGATCCTCGAGGGCGACGGCGAGCTGTGGTCGGCGATCAAGTCGCTGCCGGCGAGCGAGCGTTACACCTACGACTACCAGGGCAACGCGCAGGTGCTGGACCAGATCCTGATCAGCCCGGCGGTCCGTCGCGACGACTTCGCGTACGACAGCGTGCACATCAACTCGGAGTTCCACGACCAGATCAGCGACCACGACCCGCAGGTGCTGCGCTTCCGCCCCTGA